TAAGGTAGAGATATGCGGGGTAGATACCTCCAAGCTTCCGGTGTTAACAAACAAAGAGATGCGAGAATTGTTTGAGCGCCTGCAAAGTGGGGAGCTTGCTGCCCGCGAGAAGCTGGTCAACGGCAACTTGCGACTGGTGCTTAGCGTAATCCAACGGTTCAACAATCGCGGAGAGTTCGTGGATGACTTGTTTCAAGTGGGCTGCATCGGATTGATGAAAGCGATCGACAACTTTGATCTCGGACAAAACGTGAAGTTTTCCACGTATGCCGTACCGATGATCATCGGAGAAATTCGACGCTATTTACGGGACAACAATCCGATTCGCGTTTCCCGCTCTTTGCGAGACATCGCGTACAAGGCCTTGCAGGTGCGTGACAATCTGACCAACAAACATTCGCGAGAGCCTACCATTATCGAGATTTCTCAGGAATTGAACGTAGCCAAAGAAGACGTCGTGTTTGCACTCGATGCGATCCAAGATCCGGTTTCATTGTTTGAACCGATTTATCAGGATGGCGGCGATCCGATTTACGTCATGGATCAGATTAGTGACGAGAAGAACAAAGACGTCACGTGGGTAGAGGAAATTGCGCTTCGTGAGGGAATGCAGCGACTAGGTGACCGAGAAAAAATGATATTATCCATGCGCTTTTACGAAGGAAAAACGCAGATGGAAGTAGCAGAGGAAATCGGAATCTCACAAGCACAGGTCTCTCGGTTAGAAAAAGCGGCAATTGCCCATATGCAAAAGCACGTTCAATCGTAAGGAGAAACCAAATAGGCGACCCGGCGGTCTTGTACCGTTCGGGTTTTTTGTACGAGTCGAAAAGTTAGTTTTCAATCTCCTTACTTTTTGCCAAAGAAGCGGACATATTCCTCATTGGACTCATATACTGAAAGTAACGGAGAAAAGAAGGTGAGGAAGAATGGTAAAAATCTCTGACTTCCAGACCAAAGAAGTGGTAAATATTCTCGATGGGAAGCGGCTTGGGCAAGTTTCAGATTTGGAGATCGATCTGCGTCACGGTCGTGTAGAGGCTATCGTTGTACCGGGACCAGGCAAGTTTCTCGGCTTCTTTTCTGCCGGGAACGATTATGTCATACCCTGGCGCAATATTGTGAAGATCGGGAAAGATGTGGTGCTTGTCCGGATGGAAGAAGCACTTAAAGTTGAAGTAAAAACTTCTGGTGGAGATGAATACTAACGCGTAAAGGGAGAAAGGCACGGATAGCCTTTCTTTTCTTTTCGGCTATGGTATGATTAGCCATATGAGGAAGGTGACAACATGAGAGAGCCATTTGTCAGGGTAGAGGATAAGTCAATCTTATCGTTAACAGAGTGGGAGCAACAATTTCCTGGATTAGTGGCGGGGTTTACCATTCGCTCAGGCGGGGAAAGTGAACAACCGTACGGGTCTTTTAATATGGGGCTACATGTGGGTGATGAATCTGCGAACGTAGTAGCCAATAGACGCAAGCTGGCAGAACAAGTAGGGATGTCTTTTACGGAGTGGACATGCGCCGATCAAGTGCACGGGAATCGGGTATGCCAGGTCACAGCAGGCGGTGCGGGTAAAGAAAGTCTGGAGGACGTCATATCTGCAACGGATGGTTTGTTTACCCTTGAAAAAGGAGTCATGCTGACCTCGTTTTATGCAGATTGTGTTCCCCTCTATTTTCTGGATACCCAATCGGGAGCAATCGGACTTGCTCACGCAGGCTGGAAGGGGACAGTGGGCCGTATTGCCGAGGAAATGGTGAAGGCCATGACGAAGCAATATCAGGCAAAGCCAGAGGACATTCGCGTCGCAATTGGCCCATCCATTGGCGGCTGTTGCTATGAAGTAGATGAGCGAATCATGACGCAGGTACGCACTTGTGCAGCCGATTGGGAAAAAGCAGTCATCTCCTCCACAGGGGAGCGGTACATGCTGGACCTTCGTCAGCTAAACACAGAGATATTGCTCGAAGCAGGAATTTCTTCAAGGAATATTTTATCCACAGATTGGTGTACAAGCTGCAGAACAGACTTGTTTTTCTCTCATCGCAAGGAAGCTGGGATACAAGGGACTACTGGACGCATGGCTTCCTATATCGGCTGGAAGGAAAACCTGTAGAAGAAAGGGAAGGGTTCGTTATGACCAAGGAACAAGAATTGTTAAAAGAACGACTGCAATCCATCGAAGCAAGAATTCAGGCTGCTTGCGATCGGGCGAACCGCAAACGTGAGGAAGTAAAAATTATTGCCGTGACCAAGTATGTCGACGCAGATGCCATTGGGGACTTGCTCGCGGTAGGCGTAGAGAATATCGGGGAAAATCGCGTGCAGGATGCCCTGCCCAAGCACCAGCTTCATGGCGATAAAGGAATCTGGCATTTTATCGGGCACCTCCAGACGAACAAGGCAAAAGAAGTTGTAGGACGATTCCCGTACATCCATTCTCTGGACCGACTTTCTTTGGCACAAGAGCTGAATCGACGCGGTGAAACGTTGGATCATGTCGTAAAATGCTTTTTGCAGATCAATATATCCGGCGAAGAGACAAAATTTGGGCTTAGTCCCAATGACGTATTGGCTTTTTTGCGCGAAACCAGTAATATGAAACATATAAGTATCGTCGGATTAATGACGATGGCGCCTGTTGTCGAAAACCAAGAGGAAGCCAGGAAGGTGTTCCGTGGCCTCTATGAGTGGAAGCAACGGATTAACGAAATGGCATTCCCACACGCCCAGGTGGAAGAGCTGTCCATGGGCATGTCTAGTGATTTTGAAGTTGCCATTGAAGAGGGAGCTACATATATTCGTTTGGGATCGGTATTGGTCAAGCCGGAGTAAAGGAAAACAGACCAAACCACGGAGTAAGAGAGGAGGAAGAGTATGGGTGTTATGAATAAATTGATGGGGTTTCTGGGGTTAGAAAACGAGGAATACATCGAAGAGACAACAACGGTGGAAGAGGAAAGAGAAGAGCAAGAGTCCTCGCACAAACGCCAGCCAGCGATCGGCCGAACTAACAACGTGGTACCGTTTCAAGCACGGGAAAAGGAGGGAATCCGTTTGATTCTCTGTGAACCCCGTCATTACAGTGATGCACAGGATATCGCAGACAACCTGCGTCATCGTAGACCGGTTGTGGTCAACCTCCATCGTGTGGAAAAAGACCAAGCTAAAAGAATTATCGACTTTTTGAGCGGGACGGTCTACGCATTAAACGGCGATATCCAAAAGGTCGGAGACACGATTTTCGTGTGCACGCCTGATCATGTGGATATTCAGGGTACGATTTCAAGTGTGTTGGAAGAGTAGCCAATTAAGACGAAATTAAAAGGGTGAGCAAATGATTGCTGTCTTTTCGGTTTTAAATTTTGCTTTTACGGTATATCAATACATGATTATTGCTTACATTTTGATGTCATGGGTTCCTCAAATGAGAGGTACAGGCATCGGACAGTTACTGGAAAAACTGGTTGAGCCTTATTTGGCTCCATTTCGCCGGTTTATCCCACCGCTCGGCTTCATCGATATCTCCCCCATTGTCGCATTGATTGCACTGCGCTTTGCCCAATCTGGCCTGTTCGCCATTTTGCAACAAATCATGTAGGCGAGTGAAACGATGAGCATATTTGACCATTTTTCAAAAGAAGAACGTCCCTTTGTTGAACGGGCGCTGGAAATGCTGACGCAAGTAGAGCGGACGCAGGCCATGCGCCTTACTGATTTTGTAGACCCGAGGCAATTGATGATTTTTGAGAGTCTATCTTCACAAGTAAGAGATGTGAAGGTTTCTCCTTATGGAGGCTACGAGGGTGCTGAGCGTGTTCGGATTATCATCCATCCGGAGTACCTCCCTGTTGAGCCTGAGGATTATCGCCTTACCTTATTGGCAATCAAGGCTGATCAGCGCTTTCATGTGCTAGAGCATCGAGATGTGATGGGGGCGATGCTGGGCGTCGGGATGAAGCGGGAGAAATTCGGAGATATGCTGACAGATTCAGCTGGCAGTTACGCAATTGTAGCAGAGGAAGTCGCTGATTTTGTTTGTGCGCAGGTGACACAAATTCATCGGACATCTGTTCAATTTGAGCGGGTAGCATGGGAGGCGTTTACACCGCCTGCACCCAAGTTTGTAGAGAAAACACTCACCGTTCCATCACCGCGAATTGACGCGATCATTGGAGAAGTACACAATATGTCTCGCGCAAAAGCACTGGTGCCAATTCGAGCGGGAAAAGTAAAAATCAACTGGAAAGTAATCGAAGACCCATCTTATCAACTCCAGATGGGAGACATGGTATCTCTTGCAGGCTATGGTCGGTTCAAAATTCTTGAGGTAGCAGGTCCAACACGCAGTGGAAGACTTCGCATGATTGTCGGACTGGTTACATAAGATGGACCAAGGCTCAAAAATTTGTAAAATACGGCAGGAAACACAGCTAATTCTGTCGAAATGATTGAAGACGAATTATCGGGAAAAGTGGGGGGTTCATGTGCCATTAACGCCGTTGGATATACACAATAAGGAATTCAGCACAGGCTTTCGTGGGTATAACATTGACGAAGTGAATGAATTTCTCGATCAGGTGATCAAAGATTTTGAGCTCTTGATAAAAGAGAAAAAAGAACAGGAAGAGCGCGTAGCCATTCTGAATGAGCGCGTAGATTACTATAAGAGCTTGGAAGAAAATTTGAGCAAGTCGATTCTGGTGGCGCAGGAGACAGCGGAGGACGTGAAGTCGAATGCGCGCAAAGAAGCGCAGCTCATCTTAAAAGAAGCCGAGAAAAATGCAGACCGAATTGTCAATGAAGCACTGGCGAAGTCGCGCAAAATCGCGATCGAAATCGAAGAATTAAAAAAACGTGCTTCGGTTTACCGCATGCGCTTTCGGACGCTTTTGGAAGCACAGCTCGAGATGCTGGAGAATGGCGATTGGGATAGCATTGAACAGCCACAAGTTGATTCGCCTGTAACAGTTGAATAAATCATTGACGTTCGAGCAATGATGGTATTATAATGAAAGACAACTTTTTCGAAATAAAGCACTTATAGTAGTTGAACAGGCTTATACAAATCATAGACGATGAACGGGAAGAGTACGTGAGCCAGCACTGCCTAGAGAGTCGGGAAAAGGTGAAAACCCGGCCAGTTGCTTTCGCAGAAAATCACCCGGGAGTTCAATATCCGAAAACCCAGAAAAACCTTGATGGTGAAACAGGTGAGTAAGTGAGCGCGTCATTCCCGTTACGAATGAGTGAAGTGGAACAATTCCGATGCAGGCTTTTTTTGTCGTACGGGTTTGTTCAATCAGGGTGGTACCACGGGAGCTTTCTCTCGTCCCTTTTATGGGATGAGTGAAAGCTTTTATTTATTTAAGGAGTGAATCAGGCCATGGATTACAGCAAAACCTTAGCGCTACCAAAAACAGATTTCCCCATGCGCGGAAATTTGCCAAGCCGCGAGCCACAAATGCAAGCGGCATGGGAAGAGCAAAATATTTATCAACAAGTGTTAGATCGTACAAAAGACCGCCCGTCTTTTGTCTTGCATGATGGCCCTCCGTATGCGAATGGAGACATCCATATCGGTCACGCACTGAACAAAATCCTCAAGGACTTCATCGTTCGCTACAAATCCATGGCAGGTTTTTATGCGCCGTACATCCCAGGCTGGGATACACATGGTTTGCCAATTGAGCAAGCGATTATCAATGCACAAGGGCTGGATCGCCGCAGCATTGAAGTGAACGATTTCCGCCAGCGCTGTGAAGAGTATGCTTGGTCCTACATCGACAAGCAACGCGACCAATTCAAGCGTCTGGGCGTTCGTGGAGATTGGGAAAACCCTTATGTGACACTCTTGCCTGAGTATGAAGCCAACCAAATTCGCGTATTCGGCGAAATGGCGAAAAAGGGTTATATTTACAAAGGTCTGCGCTGCGTGTACTGGTCTCCGTCTTCTGAGACTGCTTTGGCTGACGCAGAAATCGAATACAAAGACAAGCGCTCTCCTTCTATTTACGTCAGCTTCCAGGTAGCAGATGGAAAAGGCAAGCTGGACACAGAAACAGGCGTTGTTATCTGGACAACGACTCCGTGGACATTGCCAGCAAACCTTGCGATCAGCCTGCACCCTGAACTCGAGTACAACGTAGTGAAGGTAGATGGCCGCAAATTCCTGGTAGCCAACGGTCTGATTGAAGCTGCGAGCAAAGAAATTGGCTGGGAAGGCGTAGAGATTCTCGCGACCTTTAAAGGTCAAGATCTGGAAGGCGTAGAAACTCAGCATCCGTTCTATGATCGCAAGTCTCCACTCATCCTGGGTGAGCATGTAACCTTGGATGCAGGTACTGGTTGCGTTCATACTGCTCCAGGACACGGGGAAGATGACTTTACCGTTGGTCAAAAATACAATCTGGGTGTCCTTTGCCCAGTAGATCACGAAGGTAAAATGACCAATGAGGCACCAGGCTTTGAAGGTCTGTTCTACGAAGATGCCAACAAAGTGATTACAGAAAAGCTGAAAGAAAACGGAGCACTCTTGAAGCTCAATTTCTTCACGCACTCTTACCCACATGACTGGCGTACGAAAAAACCGGTTATCTATCGCGCGACAGAGCAATGGTTCGCATCTATCGACGGATTCCGTGCGCAAATGCTCGAAGCGATTAAAAATGTAAAATGGATTCCGCATTGGGGAGAAACTCGTCTGGCAAACATGATTGCGGATCGTGGCGACTGGTGCATTTCCCGTCAGCGTGTATGGGGTGTACCGATTCCAATCTTCTATTGCAAATCGTGTAACGAACCGATCATTAACGACACGACGATCAACCATGTTGCTGATCTGTTCCGTAAAGAAGGATCGAAAGTATGGTTCTCCCGTGAAGCAAATGAGCTCATTCCAGAAGGGCTTTCTTGCACCAAATGCGATTGCAAGGATTTCCGCAAAGAAACGGATATTATGGACGTTTGGTTCGACTCCGGTTCCAGCCACCAGGCTGTTTTGCGCGAAAGAGGCATTGCTTGGCCAGCTGACATGTACTTAGAAGGCTCTGACCAGTATCGTGGTTGGTTCAACTCTTCTCTCTCGACGGGTGTTGCTGTGTATGGCACAGCTCCTTACAAATCCGTCCTGAGCCACGGCTTTGCTTTGGATGGAGAAGGACGCAAAATGTCCAAATCCCTCGGTAACGTCATCGTGCCTCAACAAGTTATTGACAAGATGGGCGCAGATATCTTGCGTCTGTGGGTAGCTTCTGTTGATTATCAGGCTGATGTACGAATTTCCGATGCGATTCTGAATCAGATCGCTGAGGTGTACCGCAAAATCCGCAATACGTTCCGCTTCCTGTTGGGTAACCTGGATGGATTTAATCCAGCAACAGACCGCGTAGCGTACGAAGAGCTGGGAGAGCTTGACCGTTATGTTCTGGCGAAAGCAGCAAAAGTAGCGAAGCGTACACGCAAAGCGTACGATGAATATCAGTTCCATACCGTTTTCCATGCCGTTCACAACTTCTGCGTTATTGATTTGTCCGCGTTCTATCTGGACATTTGCAAGGATCGCCTGTATGTAGAGGCGCCAGATAGTTTGAAACGACGCGCTGCACAGACAGTGATGTACGATTGCTTGATCAGTCTGGTGAAGCTGGTTGCTCCACTGTTGCCGCATACAGCCGATGAGGTGTGGGCGTTCATTCCAGGCGTGGAAGAGAAGAGTGTGCAGTTGACGGATATGCCAGAAGGCGACGAACAACATCTCAGCTTTGCAGCAGAAGCAGAGAGCAAATGGGATGCGTTCTTGGCGATCCGAGACGAGGTTCTCAAAGCCATGGAAGAAGCGCGCCGCAACAAGGTGTTCGGTAACTCCGTTGATGCGAAGCTGGCTCTGTACCCACAAACGGAAGAAGTTGCGAAAACATTGGCAGCAATGGACGATCTGGCTGACCTGTTCATCGTGGCTCACGTGGACGTACACAGCGGTTCTGCTCCGGCAGAAGCGGTACAACTCGAAGGAATTGCTGCTGTGGTCTCTGCCGCAGACGGTGGAAAATGCGAGCGTTGCCGCGTAGTGAAACCGGATGTTGGCACTCGCGAGTCGCACGCGTCGCTCTGCGTACGTTGCGCAGATATCGTAGAACAAAACTACGCACATGTAGCAGAATAAAAATCGGTTGATTAACCTGTCGTTCCCTTTGGGGATGGCAGGTTTTTTGCTGTGATAGGCCACATGCGAACCAACAAAACGATCATGGCCGTTTTGTTGGTCATATTTCCTACGGGACCAAGACATACTACCTGTTGAGGAAACCAAACAAAGGTGGTGTACAGCGTGGACCAAAAGAGAGTGGCCAGCTTCCGGGAAAAGCTGCTGGAACAGAAAAAAGAACTGGAAGACCGCGTACAGGACCATTATGGCATGAGAGAACCGATGACAACCTCTTTGCAGGAGTTTGCCATGTACGATAATCATCCGGCAGATATCGGCAGTGAGATGTTTGAACGGGAAAAAGATTTGGCCCTAGACAGTCTCGATCGTGAGACATTAAAAGAGATTGATCAGGCGCTACTGCGCATGGAGGAAGGCACCTACGGCCTGTGTACGGTCTGTGGAGAGCAAATACCTGTGGAGCGACTGGAAGCACTACCTCAGGCACAAACGTGCAAGGAGCATGCACCAGCGCCGTCAATCAACGAGTCGCGTCCGATCGAGGAACAGTTTTTGCAGCCGCCGTTCGGACGTACATCTCTGGATGAAAAAGAAGGCCAGAACGGATTCGACGGTGAGGATGCTTGGCAAATTGTCGAGTCATGGGGGACATCCAGCACGCCTTTCTCCTACCAGGAACCCGACAAAACGGATTACGACGAAATGTATATCGAGAGCAATGAGCCGGATGGCTTTGTAGAAGCCGTAGAGGAAATCGGTTATACCGATATTGAGGGCTATCACGGACCGGACAGTGTGCATTTTATGAGAAGCGGGACGTATGAGGAGTACATGAGAAAAGGAGAAGGGAAAGGAAACTTGCTCTCCTATGACGATTACGAAGGAGAGCAAGCAGAACGAGAGGGATTGGATGACTACTCATGAGCAGATAGCGGTCATTGACCTGCAAATTGAGCGAGTGGAAACGTATCCGCTACTTCATCGGCTATCGCAAGCTTACGGCGATGCGAATGGGTATAAGCGTTATCGAACCAGTTATCTCATTCGGATTATCACAAGGGCAGGAATAGATGGCTGGGGAGAAATTATCGACTGGCTGCCGACGCTCCATAAGGGCTTTTGTGAGCGCATCATTCCGTACTTGCTGGGTAAGCAGGTGGACAACAGAGTAGCCATTGTCGATGTCATAGGAAAGTGGCATCAGCGATCGGCTTCAGGTGTCAGTATGGCACTTACGGAAATTTTGGCAAAAGCGGCGGGGCTATCTGTGGGTCAACTGTGGGGAGGCCAGATACATTCGGGCATCCCGGTATATGCCTCCCTCCAATCCTACCGTGAAACAGAAGACTGGATGCAGCAGTCATGGAAGCAAGTCAGCCAGCAAGTCGACGACGGCTTCAAGATGGTGAAAGTAAAGATTGGAGGGCGCTCTGTTCAAGAGGATCAGACGCACATCGAAAAACTGATGAATTTGCTTCCTGAACAAGTTCAAGTAGCGGTAGATGCCAATCAGAGCTACGACTGTGTGACTGCAAGGAAGTGGGAGGGGCTTTTTTCCCGTTATGGCAATTGGCTTTGGCTGGAGGAGCCGATGCCCATGGATCGTACAAACGAGTATATCAAGCTTCGTTCGGCATTATCCATCCCGCTTGCTGGTGGAGAAAACTTGATTCGCTGCGCACAGTTTTTGCCCTTGTATGAGGGGGGCGCTATCGATATTGCTCAGCCTGACCTGATGCATACGGGGGGCATTGACGATTATCGAACGCATCTTCAAATGGCCCGTCAGTTTGGCTATCGCGTGTCTCCACATTCCTTTGACGGATCACTGGCACGATTGTATACGTTATTTGCACAAGCGTGCTTGCTGGCATGGACCAAGATGGATAGCCATCCGATTGAGCCTGTCGAATGGGATGTCATGGAGAACCCGTTTTCACAATTGTTTCCGCTGCGACCCATAAATGGCGAAGTGACGCTTCCTACTGGCGTGGGAATAGGCGTTGAACCTGACTGGGAGATTATTAACGCGTCGCGCTGGGACGGTAGCGCTTATGCGTAAGACAAGGAGTTTCGTATGGCACAAAATGCGAAAAACCTGATTGGGCTTGTCGGGGTTCCATTAGTGATGGTGCTGGGCAACTCGATGCTGATCCCTGTACTGCCTACAATGAAAACAGAAATGAAGCTCACCGCCTTACAGACGAGCTTGTTGATCACTGCTTTTTCGATTGCAGCAGGTATTGTTATCCCTTTTGCCGGCTATTTGTCAGATCGATTTGGGAGAAAAATTGTCATTATCAGCTCCCTTGCCTTGTACGGTATTGGTGGTTTGGTCGCAGGGCTTGCCGCGTTGTGGATAGATCAACCTTATATGGCTATCATGGGAGGGCGAGTCTTGCAGGGGATCGGGGCTGCCGGGACAGCGCCCATCGCAATGGCATTGGTAGGGGATCTGTTCGATGGCGCTTCGGAGAGTAGGGCATTGGGGCTGTTGGAGACATCAAACGGGATGGGAAAAGTATTAAGTCCGATTTTTGGCTCCTTGCTTGCTCTCATTTCTTGGTACATGGTCTTTTTAGCTTTTCCGATTATTTGCGGTGTCGTCCTCCTGATGTTTTTATTTCTGACTAAGGAAAAGAAACAGGATAAGAAGCTACTCCCTGTCAAGCAGTACATGCATTCGATCGCGCAAGTGTTTAAGCAGCATGGAAAATGGCTTGTCCCCGCGTTTTTTATTGGGAGCATCTGCCTGTTCACGTTGTTTGGTGTACTGTTTTACCTGTCTGATTTATTGGAAGAAAAATACAAGATTGATGGTGTCATCAAAGGCTTCTTTTTGGCGATTCCCTTGCTCGTGATGAGTATCGCGGCATATGTGACAGGAGTCATTATCAAAAAGAAGCTGAAGCTGATGCGTCTGTTTGTGATTATCGGCATGTTTTTGCTGGCTACGTCTTACATTCTGGCCAGCTTTGTCAAAGGGGCTTATGTCCTGATTGGCATTTTGGTCATCGGCAGCGCGGGGACGGGAATGATTTTACCGTGCTTGAACTCCATGATCGTTGGGGCCGTACAAAAAACAGAGCGAGGCATGATTACTTCTTTGTATAGTGGTGTACGTTTTATCGGTGTTGCGATCGGCCCACCTATTTTTACCTGGTTGCTCGGGATTTCTCGGACGGTCATGTTTCTATCAATCGCATGTTTATCGCTCGTTTTCGCTGTGCTAGCGATCTTTTTCTTGAAGCCCAAGCAGGTCGAGCAGCCAGGACAAGGGACAAAAGACAGCGAGACGAATGGGTGGCGGCAAATATCAGAGGTACTGGGAATTGAACCAGAAACGGTGCACGAGGTACAACGAGAGAGAGCCATCGAAAAGTATGGCTTTGATCCAAATGAGCTCGTCAAGCGTGTGTTGTCGGGAAAGAAGGAAAAGGAAAAACAATAAACAGGCTGTCTCTGTCGGTCAGTCTCACCGAATACAAAGCCGGGGAGCGACAGGGACGAGCCTGTTTATGATGGCTAGGACTCCGCAAAGGGATGACGTAAAGCTCGTTCGAGTGCGAGCGGGTACACATCATCTTGCAGAATACGACTAAACTCCTGATTGCCTTTTACATCTCGCGGGATATCCGCAAACACAATGGTGGCGAGCACGTCTGAGCCACTTGGCTGGTTTGTATAATGCGCTACCTTTGCGGTATAAATGTCTTTTCGCATCGAGTCGTCGATGGTGTACTGTCCGATGCGCTCAATCCCTTCCAGAATGGCGCCGGTTTCTTCATAGACCTCACGAACTGCTGCCGCCAGGCTGTTTTCACCCGCTTCTACTTTTCCCCCTGGTAGCTCCACACCGCGTGTACGATGGCGAGTAAATAACAGCTTTCCCTGATAAAAAGCGAAGATCAGCACGTGACCTGCTTGGTGGTTACGATACTCTTCGGGAGAAAAGGTTAGCTGGACAGGTAAGCCGAAATCGTCGTAAAAAGCGTACATGCAAAGCGCTCCTCTACAGGCTCATTGATCTATTGTTTTGAATTTGCAAGGAAATATGCTTGACTGCCTTCATCGCTTGACCAGCTGCCAGTGCCAAACTCGCATAAGCGGCTCCGTTGCTCACATCTCCGACTGCGTATATCCATGGAGAGTTGACTCGTTGATAGGAATCCGTTTGCAAATAGTCATCGCCAAACGTGTCCAAACCTTCGAGACCCACTGTGTTTCCATGAACACCAATTCGTGGCAGAATCCAATCGACTACGATCGTCTCTGGATTGCCTGCGCGCGTAGAGGTGAGTGTCAGAACCGTCCGTGCCTCTTCGTCCTGATAGTCAGTTACTTGTGTTTCCCACAGGACTTGGATGTTGGGGAGGCCTGTGATTTTCTTTTGCCATTCGGGACGAGCACGCCACTCACTGCTCCGAACCAACAGATAAACTTGTCGGGCATGAAAGCTCAAATTTGCTGCACTCTCCAATGCGCGATCTCCTCCGCCGATAACGGCGATATCTTGCCCGGCGATGGTGTGGGCTTGGGCTGTTGTAGAAAACCAAGGCGACAGGACACTTGGACAATCAGCTAGGGCCGGTATTTCATTCCAGCCAACTCCTGTGGCGATGAGTAGATAGTCGACACGATAAACGGATTTCGAAGTCATTACCTGTTTCGTTTCCCGATCAATGGAAAGAATGGCTTCGTTCAATCGTATGTTTGGCTGCTGGATGAAAGGATGGGCGATCAGTACCTTTACAAGGGCAGCTCCCTGGTCATATACAAGGGGTGGAAAGTCGGTAATCTCGTTGTAAATGTGATGCAATTGGCCGCCGAGTCTATCCGTTTTTTCGATAAGAAGACAAGAAAGACCTAATCGTTGGCACCATATTGCTGCGGACAACCCTGCGATGCCGCCACCTGCGATCAGCACCTGTATGTGTTCCACTCTCAAGTCCCTCCGATTCCCTTATTCATCTATCTGATTTTCCTCAGTTTTAGACTACCTTTTTCGATTCGTAAGTGCAAGAACTCTCAGGGAAAACCGATCGAGTTGAATCGGCAGGATTCTACATTTTGACGGGATATTGTGGTAAAATGGGACGAAAGTTTTACAGAATATATTGAAAAATGAAAAGCCCAAAGCACTATGGACCCTGTGATTTTAAAAAGGAGTGAACCGAACGTGCAAGCCAAGAATGACAAGCCTCAAGCTCCTGCAAAACAGCCGCGTAAACGGATCAAGCGTGGCCAGCGAAGCAAGCGGATGTATCTGCTCTTGGCGGGTTGCTTATTCCTCTGTTTGTTGGCCGTAGGAGCAGGCTTCGCCCTCAACCAGTTAGAC
This genomic stretch from Brevibacillus sp. DP1.3A harbors:
- a CDS encoding NAD(P)/FAD-dependent oxidoreductase, giving the protein MEHIQVLIAGGGIAGLSAAIWCQRLGLSCLLIEKTDRLGGQLHHIYNEITDFPPLVYDQGAALVKVLIAHPFIQQPNIRLNEAILSIDRETKQVMTSKSVYRVDYLLIATGVGWNEIPALADCPSVLSPWFSTTAQAHTIAGQDIAVIGGGDRALESAANLSFHARQVYLLVRSSEWRARPEWQKKITGLPNIQVLWETQVTDYQDEEARTVLTLTSTRAGNPETIVVDWILPRIGVHGNTVGLEGLDTFGDDYLQTDSYQRVNSPWIYAVGDVSNGAAYASLALAAGQAMKAVKHISLQIQNNRSMSL